The following are from one region of the Treponema denticola genome:
- a CDS encoding ABC transporter ATP-binding protein, giving the protein MYKELFAFLSKRGKIDVCISSLFFTLYGLSSVGMLLTVFSILFKIAAGTDVQGLYGAFATLIGLVVFKGLCNMIADLKKHGAGFDVVQQIRERMIVKLKLFSLGFYTNERLGELNTILHKDVDNMSMVVGHMWPRMFGDFLIALAVFIGLCFINLSAALVMAASIPLSLAYLFYTIKGAQKTEHNNNSALADMVSLFVEYVRGIPVLKSFSHNKSLDNELFEKTKKFGETSKAASRFKARQLSLFSFLIDAGYFILFIYSGLAALCGSMDVLSFMIIAVISKEFYKPFAAMETHYMYYVSAVDSYHRLGKILHAKVIADKTDGVTPAQNDIVFKDVEFSYEEDEFKMNGITFSVPEKTMTALVGESGSGKTTVTNLLLRFYDVQGGSITLGGTDIRDIPYDELLDRISIVMQNVQLFDNTIEENIRVGKKGATKEEIIEAAKKAKIHDFIMSLPKSYETDIGENGGLLSGGQRQRISIARAFLKDAPILILDEMTSNVDPVNESLIQDAITELAKNRTVIVIAHHLRTIQKADQILVFQKGNLIEKGKHDELLEKDAYYARLWKAQYGSGMCSR; this is encoded by the coding sequence ATGTATAAAGAATTATTTGCATTTTTGAGTAAGCGGGGAAAAATCGATGTATGTATTTCTTCCCTGTTTTTTACCTTGTACGGGTTGAGTTCCGTGGGGATGTTACTTACGGTGTTTTCGATTTTGTTTAAGATTGCTGCCGGGACTGATGTGCAGGGACTCTACGGGGCTTTTGCAACGCTGATAGGTTTGGTCGTTTTTAAGGGACTTTGCAATATGATTGCCGACTTAAAAAAACACGGAGCCGGCTTTGATGTAGTGCAGCAAATACGGGAGCGGATGATTGTAAAATTAAAGCTGTTTAGTTTGGGATTTTATACGAATGAACGGCTGGGAGAATTAAATACGATTCTTCATAAAGATGTGGACAATATGTCTATGGTGGTCGGTCATATGTGGCCGCGGATGTTCGGTGATTTTCTCATCGCTCTTGCGGTATTTATAGGTCTTTGCTTTATCAACCTTAGTGCAGCCCTTGTGATGGCCGCGTCGATTCCGCTTTCACTTGCCTACCTTTTTTACACAATTAAGGGAGCACAAAAAACGGAACATAACAATAATTCCGCCCTTGCCGATATGGTGAGTTTATTTGTTGAATATGTACGCGGTATTCCGGTGCTCAAAAGTTTTTCGCATAATAAAAGTTTGGATAATGAACTTTTTGAAAAGACAAAAAAATTCGGAGAAACAAGTAAGGCTGCTTCCCGGTTTAAGGCAAGACAGCTTTCGCTCTTTTCGTTTTTAATCGATGCAGGGTATTTTATTCTTTTCATTTATTCCGGTCTTGCTGCGTTATGTGGAAGTATGGATGTGCTCAGCTTTATGATTATCGCAGTCATTTCAAAAGAATTTTATAAACCTTTTGCAGCGATGGAAACACACTATATGTATTATGTGTCTGCCGTAGATAGCTATCACCGCTTGGGAAAAATTCTTCATGCCAAGGTAATAGCCGATAAAACGGACGGAGTTACTCCTGCACAAAACGATATTGTTTTTAAAGATGTAGAGTTTTCTTATGAAGAAGATGAATTCAAAATGAATGGAATAACTTTTTCCGTTCCGGAAAAAACGATGACAGCGCTTGTAGGAGAATCGGGAAGCGGTAAGACGACGGTTACGAATTTGCTGTTGCGGTTTTACGATGTGCAAGGCGGAAGTATTACACTCGGCGGTACCGATATTCGGGATATTCCCTACGATGAACTTTTGGATCGTATCAGTATTGTTATGCAAAATGTGCAGCTTTTCGATAACACCATCGAGGAAAATATCCGAGTAGGAAAAAAAGGAGCAACAAAAGAAGAAATCATCGAGGCCGCAAAAAAGGCAAAGATTCACGATTTTATTATGAGCTTGCCGAAAAGCTATGAAACGGATATTGGAGAAAACGGAGGACTCTTATCCGGCGGACAAAGACAGCGGATTTCCATTGCACGCGCCTTTTTAAAAGATGCTCCGATTTTAATCCTCGACGAGATGACCAGTAATGTCGATCCCGTAAATGAGTCTTTAATACAGGATGCCATTACAGAACTTGCAAAAAACAGAACGGTCATAGTGATCGCTCATCATTTAAGGACTATTCAAAAGGCAGATCAAATCCTTGTGTTTCAAAAAGGCAATCTTATCGAAAAAGGAAAACACGATGAACTTTTGGAAAAGGACGCTTACTATGCGCGGCTTTGGAAAGCACAATACGGGAGCGGAATGTGCTCTCGCTAA
- a CDS encoding ABC transporter ATP-binding protein: MTEKELKKQVTGKTFLSNVLLALKIVFDLIPQVLLVLVISSLFSGKTEREYFKMIAGGIFISFMLKACFNYLAVKTAHDRAFSTLTELRLAIIEHLKKLNLGFFKKHTTGELTSIVEHDVEQVEIYLAHGLPEIMAATLLPVLVFIAMLFIDYRLALIMITGVPLMFLVQQLSAKTMQKRFQIYFEREMQMREDMMEYVKNIAVIKAFAKEERFSGRTLDSARSYVQDVKKSMGAVTGPMVLIDIFMEAGAVSVMMLGSILLLHNNISTAQFILSVILSSVFVSAISKTATLHHFSIVFTEKLKSIAVILCAPLAKEKISEKLKTGDIKCKNVHFKYEKDGFALKDITVQCKENSLNALVGPSGCGKSTLANLIMGFWDVDSGVLTISGKDISRYDTNSISALIGSVQQEVILFNMSIFENIAIGKAGASESEVIEAAQKARCHDFISALPHGYNTRVGEMGVKLSGGEKQRISIARMILKNAPILILDEAMAAVDSENEKLINEAIEELRKNKTVITIAHHLNTVQNADKIIVMDKGRILDSGTHEELISRCTFYKEMVEAQNKVDNWRVW; this comes from the coding sequence ATGACTGAAAAGGAATTGAAAAAACAGGTAACGGGTAAAACCTTTTTGTCCAATGTGCTGCTTGCGCTTAAAATAGTGTTTGACTTAATACCGCAGGTTTTATTGGTACTGGTGATAAGCAGCCTATTTTCGGGAAAAACAGAAAGAGAATATTTTAAAATGATTGCCGGAGGTATTTTCATCTCGTTTATGCTCAAGGCGTGTTTTAATTATCTTGCCGTAAAGACAGCTCATGACAGGGCTTTTAGTACATTGACGGAATTACGGCTTGCAATAATTGAACACCTCAAAAAATTGAATTTAGGATTTTTTAAAAAGCATACTACCGGTGAGCTTACAAGCATTGTTGAACACGATGTAGAGCAGGTTGAAATATATCTGGCGCACGGTCTTCCGGAAATTATGGCGGCAACTCTGCTTCCTGTTCTGGTTTTTATTGCAATGCTTTTTATAGATTACCGGCTCGCATTAATAATGATTACAGGGGTACCGCTCATGTTCCTTGTACAACAATTATCTGCAAAGACCATGCAAAAAAGATTTCAAATATATTTTGAACGAGAAATGCAGATGAGGGAAGACATGATGGAATATGTAAAAAACATTGCCGTCATAAAGGCCTTTGCAAAAGAAGAGCGTTTTAGCGGTAGGACTTTGGATTCCGCACGCTCTTATGTGCAAGATGTAAAAAAGAGTATGGGCGCCGTTACGGGCCCGATGGTGCTTATCGATATTTTTATGGAAGCCGGAGCGGTATCGGTTATGATGTTAGGAAGTATACTGCTCTTACATAACAATATTTCTACCGCTCAGTTTATACTGTCCGTTATTTTATCTTCGGTATTTGTGTCGGCAATAAGTAAAACCGCAACGCTCCATCACTTTTCCATAGTGTTTACTGAAAAGCTTAAAAGTATAGCGGTGATTCTCTGTGCGCCTCTTGCAAAAGAAAAGATCAGCGAAAAGCTAAAAACAGGAGATATAAAATGTAAGAATGTACATTTTAAATATGAAAAAGACGGCTTTGCGTTAAAAGATATTACTGTACAATGTAAAGAAAACAGTTTAAATGCACTTGTCGGGCCGAGCGGTTGCGGTAAAAGCACGCTTGCGAATCTTATCATGGGTTTTTGGGATGTTGATTCAGGTGTGCTCACAATTTCGGGTAAAGATATTTCACGCTATGATACGAACAGCATTTCCGCTCTTATCGGAAGTGTTCAGCAGGAAGTAATTCTTTTTAATATGAGCATCTTTGAAAATATCGCGATCGGTAAGGCAGGTGCTTCCGAATCGGAAGTGATAGAAGCCGCTCAAAAAGCACGATGTCATGATTTTATTTCCGCCCTGCCTCACGGCTACAACACAAGGGTCGGAGAGATGGGGGTAAAACTTTCGGGAGGAGAAAAGCAAAGAATATCCATTGCCCGGATGATTCTTAAAAATGCTCCAATTCTTATTTTAGATGAAGCGATGGCGGCGGTTGATAGCGAAAACGAAAAACTCATAAACGAGGCGATCGAAGAATTAAGAAAAAATAAAACGGTTATCACGATTGCGCATCACCTGAACACCGTACAAAACGCGGATAAAATAATCGTTATGGATAAAGGCCGCATACTGGATTCCGGCACACACGAAGAATTGATTTCGCGATGCACCTTTTATAAAGAAATGGTCGAAGCCCAAAACAAAGTAGACAACTGGCGGGTGTGGTAA
- a CDS encoding ABC transporter ATP-binding protein, whose protein sequence is MLSLKDISYKTRTGLLILDNINLEIKKGEFVVITGKSGSGKSTLGSVINGLISHFYDGVLTGEACLNGKDIRTMELSQIGCMVGCVFQDPRSQFFMTDPFSEAAFGCSNMLLNREEILKRVDNSLKLLGINHLKEKSIFKLSSGEKQKLAIASCYAMSPDIFLFDEPTANLDIHSIFDLENILRSLKEEGKTIIVLEHRLFYLSALCSRMLVMDKGRITGEFSKDEFFELQKNNKNIRPIYLENLDTVHSKSIVDKTTPLFEIKNISYSHSKQEKTDVLKDISIRAYEKEVIGIIGENGAGKTTLAKLCIGLLKEKSGSVLIKGEKRSYKKRAGSMYFVMQDSDFQLFGNTVEDELDIGKKGGGLSGTEKETVLSDFEILDLKERHPLALSRGQKQRLTIAAAFCNNCKILFLDEPTSGLDKHSMDLVSKSILTAANAGRLIFVISHDYEFLLSVCNRIIYLKSGMVYADFNLNNDTKKMLWELLSKKEEM, encoded by the coding sequence GTGCTCTCGCTAAAAGATATTTCGTATAAAACAAGGACAGGTCTTCTCATTCTCGACAATATAAACCTCGAAATAAAAAAAGGAGAATTTGTTGTCATTACCGGAAAAAGCGGAAGCGGGAAGAGCACACTCGGCTCTGTTATCAACGGCCTTATCTCGCATTTCTATGACGGAGTTTTAACGGGAGAGGCTTGTCTAAACGGAAAAGATATACGCACTATGGAGCTTTCACAAATAGGCTGCATGGTAGGCTGTGTATTCCAAGACCCGCGAAGTCAGTTTTTTATGACCGATCCTTTTAGTGAAGCGGCATTCGGCTGCAGCAATATGCTTTTGAACAGGGAAGAAATACTGAAAAGGGTAGACAACAGTTTGAAACTGCTTGGAATAAATCATCTAAAAGAGAAGAGTATCTTTAAACTTTCAAGCGGTGAAAAACAAAAACTGGCTATCGCGTCATGCTATGCGATGTCGCCTGACATTTTTTTGTTCGATGAGCCTACAGCTAATCTGGATATTCATTCCATCTTTGATTTGGAAAACATATTACGGAGCTTAAAAGAAGAAGGGAAAACTATTATCGTTTTGGAGCATCGATTATTTTATCTTTCGGCCTTATGCAGCCGTATGCTCGTTATGGATAAGGGAAGAATTACGGGAGAATTCTCAAAAGACGAATTTTTTGAGCTGCAAAAAAACAATAAAAATATTCGACCCATATATTTGGAAAATCTCGATACGGTTCATTCTAAAAGTATTGTCGATAAAACTACCCCATTGTTTGAAATAAAAAACATTTCATATTCACATTCAAAACAGGAAAAAACGGATGTGCTTAAAGACATATCGATAAGAGCTTATGAAAAAGAAGTTATCGGCATTATCGGTGAAAACGGAGCGGGTAAAACAACTCTCGCTAAATTGTGTATAGGTTTATTAAAAGAAAAAAGCGGAAGCGTTTTAATTAAAGGAGAAAAGCGGAGCTATAAGAAAAGGGCGGGAAGTATGTATTTTGTCATGCAGGACTCCGACTTTCAACTTTTCGGTAATACCGTAGAGGATGAATTGGATATAGGAAAAAAAGGCGGCGGTTTGAGCGGTACGGAAAAAGAAACCGTTTTATCGGATTTTGAAATTCTTGATTTAAAAGAACGGCATCCGCTTGCCCTCTCAAGAGGTCAAAAACAAAGGCTCACCATTGCAGCGGCTTTTTGCAATAACTGTAAGATACTTTTTTTGGATGAACCGACAAGCGGTTTGGATAAACATTCTATGGATTTGGTTTCTAAAAGTATTCTCACTGCGGCAAATGCAGGTAGGCTTATATTTGTAATATCGCACGATTATGAATTTTTACTGTCTGTCTGCAACAGAATTATTTATTTAAAAAGCGGAATGGTTTACGCTGATTTCAATTTAAATAATGATACCAAGAAAATGCTCTGGGAGCTTTTAAGTAAAAAAGAGGAAATGTGA